One window from the genome of Andrena cerasifolii isolate SP2316 chromosome 3, iyAndCera1_principal, whole genome shotgun sequence encodes:
- the LOC143367395 gene encoding protein YIPF6 — translation MAAADETKLDFKVTMEYADPQNVEGEMTVGAKRKSNLGEPEFNTLDEPIRDTILRDVRAVGKKFFHVLYPKEKKSLLKEWDLWGPLVLCTFMAIILQGSSDTADNSNDGGPEFAEVFVIVWIGSMVVTLNSKLLGGNISFFQSICVLGYCLLPTAIALILCRIILIVEQTTFLFSLRFVISMIGFAWATYASMAFLGDSQPVGRKALAVYPIFLFYFVISWLVISHTT, via the exons ATGGCAGCAGCCGATGAAACAAAGCTTGAT TTTAAAGTCACGATGGAGTATGCTGATCCTCAAAACGTCGAGGGTGAGATGACAGTAGGAGCTAAGCGGAAATCGAACCTGGGAGAACCTGAATTTAATACTTTAGACGAACCAATCAGAGATACGATT CTCAGGGATGTTCGAGCAGTGggcaagaagttttttcatgTTTTATATCCCAAAGAGAAGAAAAGTTTGCTGAAGGAAT GGGACCTTTGGGGACCGTTAGTATTGTGTACGTTCATGGCTAT AATATTACAAGGATCTTCTGACACAGCAGATAATTCAAATGACGGGGGACCAGAGTTTGCAGAGGTTTTTGTAATCGTATGGATTGGATCTATGGTCGTTACATTGAATTCCAAATTGTTGGGTGGCAACAT ATCCTTCTTCCAAAGTATCTGCGTCTTGGGATACTGTTTGCTGCCAACTGCCATCGCTTTAATTTTATGTAGAATCATATTGATAGTAGAACAGACTACTTTCTTATTTAGTTTAAGGTTCGTTATCTCCATGATTGGATTCGCATGGGCAACGTACG CATCAATGGCATTTCTTGGCGATAGTCAACCCGTAGGGAGGAAGGCTCTAGCGGTatatccaatatttttattctattttgtaATTTCCTGGCTGGTTATATCTCACACTACGTAA
- the LOC143367390 gene encoding transmembrane protein 62: MKIAKSTVILLLFVLILSILVANVADLINVDTHVLDDSLPSRNAKVDWSQPKLYDIGTSFDHLVWFLQISDIHISIFRDPFRITQLKEFCNVTVDTIKPPIVLASGDLTDAKARDKMGSKQILEEWQYYKQVLDDAEISKRTLWLDVRGNHDNFNVVSLESKNNYYSNYSIQGKKHPRSYMYTINVGSELYTFIAIDACLKPGPRRPFNFIGVLDEHEIKSINKLVNESRENNADFIIWFGHYPTSCILSQSRTSIRNIIGGNKESMVYVCGHYHMLGGAVPNMYTLQQAGFLELELADWKDNRIYRLAAIDHGQFSFIDVKHGEWPVVLITNPKHALYTMPRRENLLSVVKSTHIRVLAFSISPIKTVEAQLDDGAWLACKHTKGPLFTTKWNSTEYSEGIHTIRVRVVDTDDREAMVLQPFALDGTRLSFSILSRLILMSNVSSIFQFLFGTVLALLVVPLCLLRLLHILCERKQMHRPRLRIKFFHSWLRKLWILSTVDRLFFPLVLYALYLTVGPWAIGEVIDNHTGIIFAWGTFVGNSYLPGAFTYAYGFLQLFSFHLPLMLILSHGVDKRLQNVNKPGNKSLSKVCLMWHHLPITTLVIMQTCMAYFFWLAYGTLATVLCPLRTWSIFLALLLWHQVNTMPQSCLRLAMTIWSPHA, from the exons atgaaaattgcgaaatccaccgtCATCCTGCTGCTCTTCGTGCTAATCTTGTCGATACTCGTAGCGAATGTCGCCGACCTGATCAATGTCGACACTCACGTGCTGGACGACAGTCTGCCTAGCAGAAACGCCAAGGTCGACTGGTCGCAGCCGAAGCTTTACGATATTGGAACGTCGTTTGACCACTTGGTCTGGTTTTTACAG ATATCCGACATACATATAAGCATATTCCGAGACCCATTTAGGATAACACAGTTGAAGGAGTTTTGTAACGTCACAGTGGACACCATTAAACCTCCCATCGTGCTAGCTTCGG GCGATCTTACGGATGCCAAGGCCAGAGACAAAATGGGATCGAAGCAGATATTAGAAGAATGGCAGTACTACAAGCAAGTGTTAGATGATGCGGAAATTAGTAAAAGAACTTTGTGGTTGGACGTCAGAGGCAATCATG ATAATTTCAACGTAGTCAGTCTGGAGTCGAAGAATAATTATTACTCCAACTATTCTATCCAAGGGAAGAAGCACCCGAGATCTTATATGTACACCATAAACGTTGGCTCCGAACTCTATACATTTATCGCGATAGACGCTTGCTTGAAGCCTGGTCCGAGAAGGCCATTCAATTTTATCGGCGTATTAGACGAACATGAAATCAAAAGTATCAACAAATTAGTGAACGAGTCTCGGGAGAACAATGCGGATTTTATTATTTGGTTCGGCCATTATCCGACCTCGTGCATACTGTCGCAATCCAGGACGAGCATCAGAAATATCATAG gTGGAAACAAGGAGAGTATGGTGTACGTCTGCGGGCATTATCATATGCTTGGTGGAGCAGTGCCTAACATGTACACGCTACAGCAAGCAGGGTTTCTTGAATTAGAATTAGCCGACTGGAAGGATAACAGAAT TTATCGTCTGGCAGCTATAGATCATGGTCAGTTCTCTTTTATTGATGTGAAGCACGGAGAGTGGCCTGTGGTATTGATTACCAATCCGAAGCATGCTTTATACACGATGCCCAGGAGAGAGAACTTATTGTCTGTTGTTAAGTCTACGCATATCAG agTACTAGCATTTTCAATATCGCCAATAAAAACCGTTGAAGCTCAACTGGATGATGGTGCATGGCTCGCTTGTAAACACACGAAGGGACCCCTTTTTACCACAAAATGGAATTCGACGGAGTACAGCGAGGGGATACACACTATTCGA GTACGAGTCGTCGATACAGATGACAGAGAGGCGATGGTACTTCAGCCATTTGCTCTCGATGGAACTCGTCTGTCGTTTAGTATTCTCTCTAGGCTAATTCTTATGTCTAACGTCAGTAGCATT TTTCAATTCCTGTTTGGGACAGTGTTGGCCCTGTTAGTAGTCCCACTATGTTTGCTACGCCTTCTTCATATACTGTGCGAGA GGAAGCAAATGCATCGACCAAGATTGCGAATAAAATTCTTTCACTCGTGGCTCAGGAAATTGTGGATATTATCCACTGTCGACCGACTGTTCTTTCCGCTAGTATTGTACGCGTTATACTTAACAGTTG GTCCTTGGGCTATCGGCGAAGTGATAGATAATCATACTGGCATAATTTTTGCTTGGGGAACGTTCGTTGGAAATTCTTATTTACCCGGTGCCTTCACTTACGCTTATGGGTTCCTCCAATTATTCTCTTTTCACCTGCCGCTTATGCTAATTTTATCTCACGGAGTGGACAAACG ATTACAGAATGTTAACAAGCCTGGCAATAAATCATTATCGAAAGTTTGTTTAATGTGGCATCATTTACCAATAACAACACTGGTTATAATGCAAACTTGCATGGCATACTTCTTCTGGCTGGCGTATGGAACATTAGCCACTGTGTTGTGTCCATTACGCACCTGGAGCATTTTCTTGGCACTACTGCTATGGCACCAAGTGAACACGATGCCACAATCATGCCTGAG GCTCGCAATGACGATATGGTCCCCTCATGCTTGA
- the LOC143367137 gene encoding uncharacterized protein LOC143367137 has translation MASSALEAKINKIRQQNEEIRRRHEEVEEDKKNAAKLNALVQMVPSSDWPERKEPPEFSSPPKAKQKPAKEKLEYTPLSHPNEGKKVHSFAQGEGPPPDPKYNFLADSEREEPNAEYTKETAGSRSHNKVTRGSFKKKTGGRESIPKDNKAYKGSYRDESQPGYDAWRAERNRIDEDRISRQRTAEGNWRREWDNDKMHIIDEGMKKTSRPTLVDFTKKDHKDSDRRYHANNNEHVNHTRGGSRGMHRGSSKNFYSNYENRSHNTYDQHRNNAAMPAKAPMSPTSEDRTVIATDKSIKVTVNQGNVTKGPVMSVKVNSPSIAGTGRVGPRQRTRVTYSHSDAEAPITEDESFNRQKSFEDKSKGSYYNAQKSPNIKRSHSQKKKEGDAKYPYHQRKETRREDTDMNSQIHHDSEFRSQKDSQASYATKSPRPVGGNVKATKHDSSNISSSETCERREYSNLGLTKLEDNVVKESSEISKPALSEQTDTLNTENEEFTAESVEANAENVETKIENAETNPESLNINAGSLETNTQSGETKIENVETSTENVETKMENVETKMENVETSTENVETNTQSGETKIENVETSAESVETNTNNVEANTDNVVANTQNVEANTENVVANTDNVVANTKNVVANTENVVANTQNVASNTENVVANTENVVSNTENVVANTENVVANMKNEITTEPTLPKEAVKAEETSSAYLSSTENLEPLTKDDTDKNNLDNKHECRRELANDTTEDFSEASNTSSGASVPNDTESKEELVPNDINNVSNDILKLEEASRKDDRQSSKQDSEQFVNDDCDNIKDEVATQRSAQVTADDHESSLKLETHSVIEVKDQSVCNNVSVEAEVPVTNTKADENNQYTDKDVKNAANCVEMNQENGSANVDAN, from the exons aTGGCATCTAGCGCACTGGAAGcgaaaatcaataaaattaggcaacagaatgaagaaattaggAGAAGACACGAG GAAGTagaagaagataaaaaaaatgcagCCAAACTGAACGCTTTGGTGCAAATGGTGCCATCCTCAGATTGGCCAGAAAGGAAGGAACCCCCGGAGTTCTCGAGCCCACCAAAAGCTAAACAGAAGCCAGCCAAAGAAAAGCTTGAATACACGCCCCTGTCTCATCCCAATGAGGGAAAGAAAGTACACTCGTTTGCTCAA GGAGAAGGTCCGCCACCAGATCCAAAATACAATTTCCTGGCGGACTCAGAACGAGAAGAACCGAACGCGGAGTACACGAAAGAGACTGCTGGAAGTAGGTCTCACAATAAAGTAACCAGAGGCAGTTTCAAGAAGAAGACTGGTGGAAGAGAGAGTATACCAAAA GATAACAAAGCGTATAAGGGGAGCTATAGAGATGAATCTCAACCAGGGTACGATGCTTGGAGAGCAGAAAGGAATCGTATCGATGAAGATCGCATCAGCAGGCAAAGAACTGCGGAAGGGAACTGGCGGAGGGAATGGGATAATGATAAA ATGCATATCATAGATGAGGGGATGAAGAAAACATCGAGGCCCACATTAGTAGACTTCACAAAGAAAGATCACAAAGACTCCGAcaggagatatcatgctaata ATAACGAACACGTGAATCATACCCGAGGTGGAAGCCGCGGTATGCATCGTGGTTCGTCAAAGAACTTTTACAGCAATTACGAAAACCGGTCGCATAATACGTACGATCAACATAGAAACAACGCGGCAATGCCAGCGAAAGCTCCAATGTCTCCAACTTCCGAGGATAGAACTGTTATTGCTACTGATAAGAGTATCAAGGTCACGGTAAATCAGGGCAATGTGACGAAAGGGCCAGTGATGAGTGTTAAAG TGAACTCGCCAAGCATAGCTGGGACCGGAAGAGTTGGGCCGCGACAAAGGACTCGCGTTACTTACAGCCACTCGGATGCTGAGGCTCCGATTACCGAAGATGAATCTTTCAATCGGCAAAAGTCCTTTGAGGATAAGTCGAAGGGAAGCTACTACAATGCTCAGAAGTCTCCTAATATAAAGAGGTCACATTcccagaagaagaaggaaggtgACGCGAAATATCCGTACCACCAGAGGAAGGAGACAAGGAGAGAAGATACTGACATGAATTCTCAGATACACCATGATAGCGAGTTTAGATCGCAGAAGGATTCTCAAGCGTCTTATGCTACTAAGTCACCAAGGCCTGTGGGAGGAAATGTGAAAGCAACGAAGCACGATTCCTCAAACATCAGTTCCTCTGAAACATGTGAACGTCGGGAGTATTCTAATCTTGGTTTAACGAAACTGGAAGATAACGTTGTGAAAGAAAGTAGCGAGATATCCAAACCGGCTCTGTCTGAACAGACAGATACACTTAACACAGAGAACGAGGAATTTACTGCGGAGAGTGTGGAGGCTAATGCAGAGAATGTGGAAACTAAGATAGAGAATGCGGAAACTAATCCAGAGAGTTTGAACATTAATGCAGGGAGTTTGGAAACTAATACACAGAGTGGAGAAACTAAAATAGAGAATGTGGAAACTAGTACAGAGAATGTGGAAACTAAAATGGAGAATGTGGAAACTAAAATGGAGAATGTGGAAACTAGTACAGAGAATGTGGAAACTAATACACAGAGTGGAGAAACTAAAATAGAGAATGTGGAAACTAGTGCAGAGAGTGTGGAAACTAATACAAATAATGTAGAAGCTAATACAGATAATGTAGTAGCTAATACACAGAATGTGGAAGCTAATACAGAGAATGTAGTAGCTAATACAGATAATGTAGTAGCTAATACAAAGAATGTAGTAGCTAATACAGAGAATGTAGTAGCTAATACACAGAATGTAGCATCTAATACAGAGAATGTAGTAGCTAATACAGAGAATGTAGTATCTAATACAGAAAATGTAGTAGCTAATACAGAGAATGTAGTAGCTAATATGAAGAATGAGATTACAACTGAACCAACATTGCCGAAAGAAGCAGTAAAAGCCGAAGAAACATCTTCGGCTTACTTATCAAGTACAGAGAACCTTGAACCCCTTACCAAAGACGACACAGATAAAAATAATCTCGACAACAAACACGAGTGTCGACGGGAGCTTGCAAATGATACGACGGAAGACTTTTCAGAAGCTAGTAACACGTCTTCCGGGGCATCGGTTCCGAATGATACTGAATCTAAGGAGGAACTTGTGCCAAACGATATCAATAACGTTTCCAATGATATTCTTAAGCTAGAAGAAGCTTCTCGCAAAGATGATAGGCAATCATCAAAACAAGATAGTGAGCAGTTTGTAAACGATGACTGTGATAATATTAAAGATGAAGTTGCTACACAACGAAGTGCACAAGTAACGGCCGATGATCATGAATCTTCGTTGAAGCTTGAAACACATTCTGTGATAGAAGTTAAAGATCAGTCAGTGTGCAATAATGTGTCGGTAGAGGCAGAAGTACCGGTTACAAATACAAAAGCAGATGAAAACAATCAATATACTGATAAAGATGTAAAGAATGCTGCGAATTGCGTCGAGATGAATCAGGAAAATGGTTCTGCGAATGTGGATGCGAATTGA
- the Cda4 gene encoding chitin deacetylase Cda4, translating to MAPRRGLLLLCAVLIVSVYGQKNAKKDDEKKDEEFTCPEGQGNGNFADPATCRRFYQCVDGYPYLNRCPSGLHFDDISKFCTFKNEARCGPIATTPPPVTEPPTDLAEKCDTANCQLPYCFCSRDGTIIPGGIHPEETPQMIMMTFDGAINHNNFDHYQKIFTTDRLNPNNCPLKGTFFISHEYCNYNMVQSLAHDGHEIATETISLQKGLEDKGYEEWVGEMIGMREILKHFSNISTSEVVGMRAPYLKPGRNTQYKVLEDFGYIYDSSVGISPLKVPIWPYTLDYKIPHECKAGTCPTKSFPGVWELPLNAHYVESYEGGHCPYLDQCVLHNHDPEEVFEWLQEDFNRYYEQNRAPYMMPFHTNWFQIKELERGLSKFLDWAVTLPDVYFVTATQALTWITDPKPVKSLNNFEGWSCKKKENLPGPPCNNPNKCALDFKTQESNFTTTRYLEACRECPNKYPWLGDSKGTGLYNDNYNPEKK from the exons ATGGCACCACGGAGGGGACTCTTGCTTCTTTGCGCCGTCTTGATCGTATCAG TTTATGGACAAAAGAATGCTAAGAAAGACGACGAGAAGAAAGACGAGGAGTTCACGTGCCCCGAAGGTCAAGGCAATGGTAACTTTGCAGATCCAGCGACGTGTAGAAGGTTTTATCAG TGCGTCGATGGATACCCATATTTGAACAGGTGTCCGTCAGGATTGCACTTTGACGACATCAGTAAGTTCTGCACTTTCAAAAATGAGGCCCGCTGTGGACCCATTGCCACGA CCCCACCACCAGTGACCGAACCGCCAACTGACTTGGCAGAAAAGTGTGACACTGCGAATTGTCAGCTGCCGTACTGCTTCTGTTCCAGAGATGGCACAATAATCCCTGGTGGTATTCATCCAGAGGAG ACACCCCAGATGATAATGATGACATTCGACGGGGCAATAAATCACAATAATTTCGATCATTACCAAAAGATATTTACCACCGACAGGCTGAATCCAAACAATTGTCCTTTGAAGGGCACTTTCTTCATCTCACACGAATACTGTAATTACAATATGGTTCAGAGTTTAGCGCACGATGGGCACGAGATTGCTACTGAAACTATATC ATTGCAAAAGGGATTAGAAGATAAAGGATACGAGGAATGGGTTGGGGAAATGATTGGAATGCGAGAGATACTCAAGCATTTCAGTAACATCTCAACCAGCGAAGTTGTGGGTATGAGAGCTCCGTATCTGAAACCTGGACGGAATACTCAGTACAAAGTACTGGAAGACTTTGGATATATATATGACAGCAGCGTTGGAATCTCTCCATTAAAAGTACCAATCTGGCCCTACACTCTTGATTACAAGATCCCCCATGAATGTAAAGCGGGCACGTGCCCCACCAAATCATTCCCAG GCGTCTGGGAATTACCATTAAACGCGCATTACGTCGAGAGCTATGAAGGAGGACACTGCCCCTACTTGGATCAGTGCGTGCTTCACAATCACGATCCCGAAGAAGTCTTTGAGTGGTTGCAAGAAGATTTTAATCGATACTATGAACAAAACAGAGCACCATATATGATGCCATTCCACACAAACTGGTTCCAAATAAAGGAACTCGAACGAGGTTTATCGAAGTTCCTCGACTGGGCAGTGACATT GCCAGACGTGTACTTTGTAACCGCCACTCAAGCGCTTACATGGATTACTGATCCGAAGCCAGTTAAatctttgaataattttgaaggATGGTCGTGTAAGAAGAAAGAGAATCTTCCGGGCCCGCCGTGTAATAATCCAAATAAATGCGCTCTGGATTTCAAAACCCAAGAATCTAATTTCACTACAACTAG GTATCTAGAAGCATGCAGGGAATGCCCTAATAAATATCCCTGGCTAGGAGATTCGAAAGGAACCGGGCTCTACAACGACAATTACAATCCCGAGAAGAAATAG
- the LOC143367394 gene encoding coiled-coil domain-containing protein 134, protein MPRVFVYIAVVSVLTCTAHAQQVNTSATEDRISEEPRKSGPSEIKVYEDLFRKSFSVQRKEHAVAVRHLKKIDNYERLYKMITVLGEKMMDVIEASKSLIEAAGFDPDDRSLPQNVTVQSAISTVLENTALFGDIVLHFPHVAHRILKSQRKWYTMINWTIDFTNRSSHFLDKETNTMLDLLAQELNMKEREPGYFNPYWRPVDPRQRDKDETKTKKVKRKEKRKRGPQMTKIEL, encoded by the exons ATGCCACGCGTATTCGTTTACATTGCAGTCGTGTCGGTGTTGACATGCACTGCGCATGCGCAACAGGTGAACACTTCGGCAACGGAAGACCGAATCAGCGAAGAGCCGCGAAAAAGTGGCCCGTCCGAAATTAAGGTCTACGAGGATTTGT TTAGAAAATCGTTTAGTGTTCAACGCAAAGAGCACGCAGTAGCTGTGAGGCACCTCAAGAAGATAGACAACTACGAACGTTTATACAAAATGATAACGGTTCTCGGCGAAAAGATGATGGACGTGATCGAGGCGAGTAAATCGTTGATCGAGGCCGCGGGCTTTGATCCAGACGATAGATCCTTGCCACAGAACGTCACTGTTCAGAGCG CAATATCCACCGTGTTAGAAAACACAGCCTTGTTCGGCGACATTGTCCTCCACTTTCCTCACGTGGCCCATCGCATACTGAAATCACAACGCAAGTGGTATACAATGATTAACTGGACCATAGACTTCACAAATCGATCCAGCCACTTTTTGGACAAGGAAACGAACACTATGCTCGATTTGCTGGCTCAAGAGCTGAACATGAAGGAACGCGAGCCGGGATATTTCAATCCCTACTGGCGGCCTGTTGACCCTCGACAGAGAGACAAAGACGAGACGAAGACAAAGAAGGTGAAGAGGAAAGAGAAGCGCAAGAGGGGGCCCCAGATGACTAAGATCGAGTTGTGA
- the Nd-b14.5b gene encoding NADH dehydrogenase (ubiquinone) B14.5 B subunit, which translates to MGEVGENPAQWAIDIFEGKNYHYERRFYNKYTGEILGGLIGSTSPWIRNYMLNRPFNAGLQYHIAFGIVGVVLGRILTVTTDQYYAKRDAILLDYIKKHPQRFPEPRNKKYADLLLPWTPVR; encoded by the exons ATGGGGGAAGTAGGGGAGAATCCTGCTCAGTGGGCAATTGATATTTTCGAGGGCAAGAATTACCATTATGAACGGCGCTTTTATAACAAGTATACTGGAGAGATACTTGGTGGCCTCATCGGTTCAACGTCACCATGGATAAGGAATTATATGTTAAATAGACCCTTTAATGCTG GTCTCCAATATCACATTGCATTTGGCATAGTGGGTGTAGTTCTTGGCAGAATTCTAACAGTAACGACTGATCAATATTATGCCAAACGAGACGCGATACTGTTAGACTATATTAAGAAACATCCGCAACGCTTCCCAGAACCAA GGAATAAAAAGTATGCAGATCTATTGTTACCATGGACTCCGGTACGTTAG